In Spirochaetota bacterium, the genomic window ATTGTTATTCTGTAATGAAAAGTAGGAATATATGCTAACTGCCAGCCCAAATACATCAAAACCACTACCTACATTAGCACTACTACCGGGAACCATTACCTTACACCGGGAGATATCCATAAAACACCCTAGAAGCTTTGTAGATTTGATAAAAACTCTTCGTTATTTTTAGTCTTTTGTAGGACTTCTGTTAGTTTTTGAATTATATCCTCATTTGAAAAGTCATTTAATGCTCTTCTGAGTAGCCACATTTTATTTAGAACATCCTCACGAAGTAGTAGTTCTTCTCTTCTAGTTCCTGAAAGTTTTAGGTCAATAGCAGGGAATATTCTTTTGTTTGCCAGGTTTCTATCTAGATGTATTTCCATATTACCTGTTCCTTTAAACTCTTCATATATTACCTCATCCATCTTGCTACCAGTATCTATTAAAGCACTAGCTATGATCGTTAGACTACCACCTTCTTCTACCTTTCTAGCGGATCCAAAAAAGTGCTTAGGTTTGTAAAAAGCACCCACCTCAATACCGCCAGACATCACCCTACCTGATGGCGGAGTTATAAGGTTATATGCTCTTGTAAGACGAGTAAGACTATCAAGTAATATTACAACATCGTTGCCATCTTCAACTAGTCTTTTTGCTCTTTCTAAAACCATTTCCGCAACTATGCTATGTCTAAAAGGCTCTTCATCAAAAGTTGAACTTATTACTTGAACTCCTCTTAAAGATCTCTTCCAATCTGTAACTTCTTCAGGTCTTTCGTCTATAAGAAGTATAAATATTATGACATCGGGGTGATTTTTCCTGATTGCTGTAGCAATCTTCTTTAGTATTGTTGTTTTCCCTGCTTTAGGCTGTGATACTATTATACCTCTTTGTCCCTTACCTATCGGAACGAATATATCTATTATTCTTGTATCAATATCCGTTTTTGAATATTCTAGGCTGAACTTTTCAGTTGGAAACATAGGTGTGAGTTTATCAAAAGACGGTCTTTTCTGCAAATTCCCCGTAAATTCCTTTCCATTTACCTTCAAAACTTTCAACAATCCGAAATACTTCTCATTATCTCTTAACGGTGCTCTTATAGTTCCAAACACTTCATCACCTGTTCTTAACCCAAGAGACCTAATTTGAGTTTGAGAGACATATATATCTCCAGCACCTGCTAGATAGTTGTGTTCTTCTGACCTGAGAAACCCATAACCCTGATTTTGGTCGTTAAGTATCTGTAATACTCCTCGCGCATAAACTACACCACCCATCTTGTTATGATTATCTACTACCTTAAAAAGTAGGTCCAGCTTGTTCCTATAGGATGGAGATTTTACATCATACACCTTGTCAAGTAATTCCAATATTTCATCTATTTGT contains:
- the rho gene encoding transcription termination factor Rho — its product is MSENFEVQLDDSSNKEIQQSTTDSSYYPDEEQKSIPSDDIKETLNSLKDEIGSESPKDDISVKRETKKSLPSSMYEIFLEELKEKQIDEILELLDKVYDVKSPSYRNKLDLLFKVVDNHNKMGGVVYARGVLQILNDQNQGYGFLRSEEHNYLAGAGDIYVSQTQIRSLGLRTGDEVFGTIRAPLRDNEKYFGLLKVLKVNGKEFTGNLQKRPSFDKLTPMFPTEKFSLEYSKTDIDTRIIDIFVPIGKGQRGIIVSQPKAGKTTILKKIATAIRKNHPDVIIFILLIDERPEEVTDWKRSLRGVQVISSTFDEEPFRHSIVAEMVLERAKRLVEDGNDVVILLDSLTRLTRAYNLITPPSGRVMSGGIEVGAFYKPKHFFGSARKVEEGGSLTIIASALIDTGSKMDEVIYEEFKGTGNMEIHLDRNLANKRIFPAIDLKLSGTRREELLLREDVLNKMWLLRRALNDFSNEDIIQKLTEVLQKTKNNEEFLSNLQSF